One genomic region from Candidatus Bathyarchaeia archaeon encodes:
- a CDS encoding adenylyl-sulfate kinase — MGEGWCVWVTGLPGSGKSVVAETLIKFLLQRGIRAQLLSSDALRKVLTPKPTYSLEERDIVYATLVYIAKLLTQNGVNVVIDATGNLRRYRENARNQIPKFMEAYLECPLEVCIERESRRAETRQAPKQIYDRALKGEAPTVPGIGQPYEPPINPEVTVNTAEYTPEQAAHKILEAITGKWYA; from the coding sequence ATGGGCGAGGGTTGGTGTGTCTGGGTTACAGGGTTGCCGGGGAGCGGCAAATCTGTTGTAGCCGAAACGCTTATCAAGTTTTTGCTTCAAAGGGGTATCCGCGCTCAACTTTTGTCTTCTGACGCTTTGCGTAAGGTTTTAACTCCAAAGCCAACATACTCGCTTGAGGAGCGCGACATAGTTTACGCAACTCTTGTCTACATCGCTAAATTGCTAACGCAGAACGGTGTAAATGTTGTTATTGATGCCACTGGCAATTTGAGGCGTTACCGGGAAAACGCCAGAAACCAAATCCCGAAGTTTATGGAAGCCTATTTGGAGTGTCCTCTTGAAGTCTGCATTGAACGCGAATCACGGAGAGCTGAAACCCGCCAAGCGCCAAAACAAATCTATGATAGAGCCTTGAAAGGTGAAGCGCCAACAGTGCCGGGAATAGGGCAACCTTACGAACCGCCAATAAACCCAGAAGTAACGGTGAACACCGCCGAGTACACGCCGGAGCAAGCAGCTCACAAAATATTGGAAGCTATAACTGGCAAATGGTATGCATAA
- a CDS encoding metallophosphoesterase — MLIVQISDVHCGPMFNYGIFRTAMDEINALSPDAVVITGDITENGILSEFKMAADEFKRLKAKNVIYISGNHDYRSTGYLLFKQFFPFNQITEVDDAVIIVLSSARPDRDDGEVGHRQNLWLENTLENYKDRVKIVAIHHHIIPVPDTGADQITIVDAGDVLRSLIKGRADLVLCGHRHRPWRWRIEDMQVVHAGSVSCERLRGFFLNSYNVIEVKNKKVEAKLKIVGGDYMSFEEVVKRREILQKTDVSQYGDSLAR; from the coding sequence ATGTTAATTGTTCAGATTTCAGATGTTCACTGTGGACCGATGTTTAATTATGGGATTTTCCGCACAGCCATGGACGAGATTAACGCCTTGTCGCCTGATGCTGTGGTGATAACTGGCGACATAACTGAGAACGGTATATTATCCGAGTTTAAGATGGCTGCAGACGAGTTTAAGCGCTTGAAAGCCAAAAACGTCATCTACATAAGTGGAAACCACGACTACCGTTCTACTGGCTATTTGCTCTTCAAACAGTTCTTCCCCTTCAACCAAATAACCGAAGTCGACGACGCCGTAATAATTGTGCTGAGCAGCGCCCGTCCAGACAGGGATGACGGCGAAGTGGGGCACAGGCAAAACCTCTGGCTGGAAAACACGTTGGAAAATTATAAGGACCGGGTGAAGATTGTGGCAATACACCACCACATAATCCCAGTTCCAGACACAGGGGCAGACCAAATCACAATAGTGGATGCTGGCGACGTTCTAAGAAGTCTCATAAAAGGCAGGGCGGATTTGGTTCTATGTGGGCACCGCCACAGACCATGGAGATGGCGAATAGAAGACATGCAAGTGGTCCATGCTGGAAGCGTTTCATGCGAAAGGCTGAGAGGCTTCTTCCTCAACTCCTACAACGTTATAGAAGTGAAAAACAAGAAGGTTGAGGCTAAACTGAAAATTGTCGGCGGAGACTACATGAGCTTTGAAGAAGTTGTCAAGAGAAGAGAAATCCTTCAAAAAACAGATGTTTCCCAATACGGCGATTCACTGGCAAGATAG
- a CDS encoding GIY-YIG nuclease family protein, whose product MRIAVYGRRSTVRGVYVLAILVGKNIDVKVCTRKSFSLKKGFYAYVGSAQKCLEERLMRHLRKAGKRRFWHIDYLLAMDCVSVVKAFYKEAEKQEECRTAKNLGAFGFPVDGFGCSDCRCRSHLIRLDSFSLLEDACLKLGFKPFALSCQ is encoded by the coding sequence ATGAGAATAGCGGTTTATGGACGGAGAAGCACAGTGAGAGGAGTTTATGTTCTGGCAATACTAGTCGGCAAAAACATCGACGTTAAGGTTTGTACGCGAAAGAGTTTTTCCCTTAAAAAGGGTTTTTACGCCTATGTAGGTTCCGCTCAAAAATGCCTGGAGGAGCGTTTGATGAGGCACCTTAGAAAAGCTGGTAAGAGACGTTTTTGGCATATAGATTACCTGCTTGCCATGGACTGCGTTAGCGTTGTGAAGGCTTTCTACAAGGAGGCTGAAAAGCAGGAAGAATGCAGAACAGCCAAAAACCTAGGCGCTTTTGGCTTTCCAGTTGATGGGTTTGGCTGTTCCGATTGCAGGTGTAGAAGTCACCTTATCCGACTTGACAGCTTTAGCCTCTTGGAGGATGCGTGCCTAAAATTGGGTTTTAAGCCCTTCGCCCTATCTTGCCAGTGA
- a CDS encoding phosphotransferase encodes MAGGCEVGRIELSEESLREYLSSLYGCDVEILSVWRLGGEKAEGVGDLKGFGYGVPYVIEFRVKGEVKRVVLETVRPDGFGHDFPSDRAQVLLWQHGAFNKLKGHVRSVDVGAFTVDGKKLKSLGDVGEFFILTEFVEGIPYHCDLDRIKGTGSLTDLDEERCIALSDYLVEIHSVKKKDAPQLYVRRIRDLLGHGEGIFGLTDSYPSGLDYVNEKFLVELEKMCVEWRWRLKRKTYRLSQVHGDFHPWNVLFREGLDFIVLDRSRGEWGEPADDVSAMTINYIFYSLQAYGRMDGPFARLFLLFWRNYMDKTGDEEILSVIQPFYAWRSLVLASPLWYPNLQTDVRRKILRFAEKMLKTKTFDYENVDVYLK; translated from the coding sequence ATGGCTGGAGGCTGCGAAGTCGGGCGCATCGAACTTTCTGAAGAATCCTTGAGGGAATATCTTTCCAGCTTGTATGGATGTGACGTGGAGATTCTTAGCGTTTGGAGACTTGGCGGAGAGAAAGCCGAAGGTGTTGGAGACCTAAAGGGTTTTGGTTATGGCGTCCCATATGTTATTGAGTTTCGTGTTAAGGGTGAGGTTAAGCGGGTTGTGTTGGAAACGGTGCGCCCAGACGGTTTCGGCCACGATTTTCCATCAGACCGTGCTCAAGTTCTTCTTTGGCAACACGGCGCCTTTAACAAACTGAAAGGGCATGTGCGCTCCGTTGATGTCGGTGCCTTCACTGTTGATGGCAAAAAACTGAAGTCTTTGGGAGATGTCGGGGAATTCTTCATTCTGACAGAGTTTGTGGAAGGCATACCATACCATTGTGATTTAGATAGAATTAAGGGCACTGGCAGCCTAACAGATTTAGACGAGGAAAGATGCATAGCCCTTTCTGACTATCTGGTTGAAATCCACTCGGTAAAGAAAAAGGATGCACCTCAACTTTACGTAAGGAGGATTAGAGATCTTCTTGGGCATGGGGAAGGAATTTTCGGGTTGACGGACAGCTACCCCAGCGGCTTAGACTATGTTAATGAAAAGTTTTTGGTTGAGTTGGAGAAAATGTGTGTTGAGTGGCGTTGGCGGCTTAAAAGGAAAACCTACAGGCTTTCGCAAGTGCATGGAGACTTTCACCCATGGAATGTTCTCTTCAGAGAAGGTTTAGACTTTATAGTTCTGGACCGTAGCAGAGGTGAATGGGGTGAACCAGCAGACGATGTTAGCGCCATGACGATAAACTATATCTTTTACTCGCTGCAAGCCTATGGGCGGATGGACGGACCCTTCGCCAGGCTTTTCTTACTTTTCTGGCGAAATTATATGGATAAAACTGGGGACGAGGAAATTCTAAGCGTGATCCAGCCTTTCTATGCTTGGAGAAGCCTTGTTTTAGCCTCCCCATTATGGTATCCTAACCTCCAAACCGATGTTAGGAGGAAGATTTTGCGGTTTGCAGAGAAAATGCTAAAAACCAAAACCTTCGATTATGAAAACGTCGACGTGTATCTTAAATAG
- a CDS encoding ribonuclease III family protein has protein sequence MKNDKPFPFTFIKSYKSLTDVLTDHSLAALGDAYINFVYSLILSIRRGKPSGVKVKGRVLTEAFKKAGLRSYMPSRVSSHMLADAAEALIVYGWLCGRMPLEECVSILHRSEDPVEGFAQLLSAIKDRITF, from the coding sequence TTGAAAAATGATAAACCATTTCCCTTCACCTTCATAAAATCATATAAAAGCTTAACGGATGTGCTTACAGACCATAGTTTGGCGGCTTTAGGCGATGCTTACATAAACTTTGTCTATTCATTGATATTGTCCATAAGAAGGGGAAAGCCCTCTGGAGTGAAAGTTAAAGGCAGAGTGTTAACGGAGGCCTTTAAAAAGGCAGGTTTAAGGAGTTATATGCCCTCAAGGGTTTCAAGCCATATGCTGGCTGATGCTGCCGAAGCCTTGATAGTTTATGGGTGGCTTTGTGGACGCATGCCATTGGAAGAGTGCGTGTCAATACTGCACAGGTCCGAGGATCCTGTTGAAGGCTTCGCTCAGCTTTTGTCGGCGATAAAGGACAGAATTACTTTTTAA
- a CDS encoding DNA-directed RNA polymerase subunit L — protein MKVNIIKRTENELKIEVEGAGHTICNLLQKRLLEDENVEVAGYDIPHPLTPVPVIYVRTKGKVKPEEALLKALEKARKMNEEFGKALQKALKK, from the coding sequence ATGAAAGTTAACATTATAAAAAGAACGGAAAACGAGCTTAAAATTGAGGTTGAAGGGGCTGGCCACACCATCTGCAACCTTTTACAGAAAAGGCTATTGGAGGACGAAAATGTAGAGGTGGCTGGCTACGATATTCCGCATCCACTAACACCTGTTCCGGTCATTTATGTGCGGACAAAGGGTAAAGTAAAACCAGAAGAAGCCCTACTAAAGGCTTTGGAAAAAGCTCGTAAAATGAATGAAGAGTTTGGCAAAGCCCTTCAAAAAGCCCTTAAAAAGTAA
- a CDS encoding exosome complex RNA-binding protein Csl4, whose protein sequence is MSLKPSKRGSGQLVLPGEPLGVIEEFVPDAGTYVKDGVIYSKVVGRSLLDLLNKRVSVFPLVHGARVPKVGSIVIGQVSNVQTQIATVRIFKIGKRLLSGFFTGILHVSDVHLRFVESMFDVCKPGDILRAKVISEKNRAYHLTTKDKSLGVVYAFCSQCGDVLELKGRGGLQCPRCGKIEKRKTAIDYGRGVI, encoded by the coding sequence ATGAGTTTGAAACCATCAAAAAGGGGCAGCGGACAGCTGGTTTTGCCCGGCGAACCCCTAGGCGTTATTGAAGAGTTTGTTCCAGATGCCGGTACATACGTTAAAGATGGGGTGATATACTCTAAGGTTGTGGGGCGCTCCCTTCTAGACCTTCTCAACAAAAGAGTTTCGGTTTTCCCACTGGTTCATGGAGCCCGAGTTCCAAAAGTTGGAAGCATCGTGATAGGACAAGTTTCAAATGTTCAAACGCAAATAGCCACCGTCCGAATTTTCAAAATTGGGAAGAGGCTTCTCTCCGGATTTTTCACAGGCATACTTCACGTTTCTGACGTGCACTTAAGATTTGTTGAATCCATGTTTGACGTCTGCAAGCCAGGCGACATACTGCGCGCAAAGGTAATAAGCGAGAAGAACAGGGCTTACCACCTAACAACAAAGGATAAAAGCCTAGGCGTTGTTTACGCGTTTTGCTCCCAATGTGGCGATGTGCTAGAGCTGAAGGGCCGTGGAGGCTTGCAGTGTCCAAGATGTGGGAAAATTGAAAAACGCAAAACAGCCATAGACTATGGAAGAGGAGTAATCTAA
- a CDS encoding type II toxin-antitoxin system HicB family antitoxin, whose product MTRKIAVCLEVGSESTGAFVPECPGCWVFGRSPESVLAKVRTVVAEWFDWLERHGERVPAEARNFEIEVAEVLRVSYNPVKAGKPEPLFWSEVAPVTRKDVAWTLKLMEYSRGDLLELVSNLNSEVLDWFPPGKPRTIRNCLRHIAYVEPWYVTRLDVELPIHYPRNVFELLRHARIVVVDYLRSMPRDRMRGIFQPKKDKSPMCNLWTARKVLRRLVDHERLHTRYIAKVLQAYSELGKVY is encoded by the coding sequence ATGACAAGGAAGATAGCAGTTTGCCTAGAAGTTGGGTCAGAAAGTACAGGCGCCTTTGTTCCAGAGTGTCCTGGATGTTGGGTTTTCGGGCGCTCTCCAGAAAGCGTCCTTGCGAAAGTGAGGACTGTTGTTGCCGAGTGGTTCGATTGGTTAGAGAGGCATGGCGAGCGTGTTCCAGCCGAAGCAAGAAACTTTGAAATAGAGGTTGCAGAAGTTTTAAGGGTGAGCTACAACCCTGTTAAGGCTGGAAAGCCTGAACCCCTCTTCTGGTCTGAAGTGGCTCCCGTCACGAGGAAGGATGTTGCATGGACTTTAAAGCTTATGGAGTATTCTAGGGGAGACTTGTTAGAGCTTGTTTCAAACCTGAACAGCGAGGTTCTTGACTGGTTTCCTCCGGGGAAGCCTCGCACCATTAGGAACTGCTTGAGGCATATAGCCTACGTTGAGCCCTGGTACGTAACGCGTTTAGATGTTGAATTGCCGATACATTATCCAAGAAACGTGTTTGAGCTGTTACGCCACGCCAGAATAGTAGTTGTTGACTATTTGAGGAGTATGCCAAGGGACAGAATGCGAGGAATTTTCCAGCCTAAAAAGGACAAAAGCCCAATGTGCAATCTCTGGACTGCAAGGAAGGTTTTAAGGAGACTTGTGGACCATGAGAGGCTGCATACACGTTATATTGCCAAGGTGTTACAAGCCTACAGCGAGCTGGGAAAGGTTTATTGA
- the dph2 gene encoding diphthamide biosynthesis enzyme Dph2 yields MFDFEEERLKQEIAKLGAKRVLIQLPEGLKGEAPRLAKVVERAGALPIVSADPCYGACDLATSEAESLGADLIVHYGHAKLLKYEKVPTIYIEARATISITDAVEKALSLMANWHKIGLATTVQHVQTIDEAKEILIRAGKTVMVGDAGRLNYPGQIVGCDYSNAKSIAEDVEGFLFVGGGRFHALGLALTTSKPTVVADPYEKRAYPLDEEIQKVQKQRWACIQEAQKAKTFAVLVGLKPGQKRLEEALTIREKLEKAGKDAYIFAIREITPETVINFPTVDAYVNTACPRVSIDVPSKFSKPMLTMNEALVVTGEISWKELCKRGFF; encoded by the coding sequence ATGTTCGATTTTGAAGAGGAAAGGCTGAAGCAGGAAATTGCCAAACTCGGAGCCAAACGCGTTCTAATACAATTGCCAGAAGGGCTGAAAGGTGAGGCTCCGCGCCTAGCAAAAGTTGTTGAAAGGGCTGGCGCACTGCCGATTGTTTCCGCCGACCCGTGCTACGGAGCTTGTGACTTGGCAACTTCTGAAGCTGAAAGCCTTGGCGCAGACCTTATAGTGCATTATGGACACGCGAAGCTCTTGAAGTATGAGAAGGTGCCAACCATCTATATTGAGGCGCGAGCCACCATAAGCATAACAGATGCTGTCGAAAAAGCGCTGTCTTTAATGGCAAATTGGCATAAAATAGGCTTAGCCACAACAGTTCAGCACGTGCAAACCATTGACGAAGCAAAGGAAATACTAATCCGCGCCGGAAAAACCGTCATGGTTGGCGATGCTGGACGCCTAAACTATCCCGGACAAATTGTTGGATGCGACTATAGCAACGCCAAATCCATAGCCGAGGACGTTGAAGGCTTCCTTTTTGTAGGTGGTGGGCGCTTCCACGCACTGGGCTTAGCTCTCACAACTTCAAAGCCAACAGTGGTTGCAGACCCCTACGAGAAGAGAGCCTACCCATTAGACGAAGAAATCCAAAAGGTTCAGAAGCAAAGGTGGGCGTGCATCCAAGAAGCCCAAAAAGCAAAAACCTTCGCGGTTCTTGTGGGACTTAAGCCTGGACAGAAAAGGCTTGAGGAAGCCTTAACCATTAGAGAAAAACTGGAAAAAGCCGGCAAAGACGCCTATATATTCGCCATTAGAGAAATAACACCAGAAACAGTCATAAACTTTCCAACGGTTGACGCTTATGTTAACACGGCATGCCCACGAGTATCCATCGACGTCCCCTCCAAATTTTCAAAGCCCATGCTAACCATGAACGAGGCGCTTGTAGTTACCGGCGAAATCTCGTGGAAGGAACTTTGCAAGAGGGGATTTTTCTAG
- the ppsA gene encoding phosphoenolpyruvate synthase has protein sequence MEKDLVVWFENLRRADIPLVGGKNANLGEMLSVGIPVPHGFAITAYAYKRFIEETGIASEIYKIIKETVKDPNDPKHYEEASKKIRALIESTPMPKDIEEAVRAAYRELCRRLNLSDVFVAVRSSATAEDLPDASFAGQQETYLNVRGEDEVIEKTVKCWSSLFTPRAIFYRTQKGFAHERVLISVGVQKMVHAKAAGVMFTINPVTGDPNQIVIEGNYGLGEAVVSGAVTPDVFVVDKRTMKIAEKRIATKKVMYARDSNTGKTVHLDVPTEMQNLPCLKDEEVLKLAELAKKIEQHYGKPQDIEWAIDSELGFPENVFIVQSRPETVWSLKAAEVPEKKVEAGLAKPEEALKVVVKGIPAGKRGIGFGVAKVVLNPEEAAKVMRKGDILVTDMTNPDYVPFMRLAGAIVTDKGGITCHAAIVSRELGIPCVVGTENATKLMVSGEEYTVDARSGVVYEGIVSAMTEHPAPTLAGASSQATFAGGVFQSVPVTATKIYMNLGVPEKIEDYKDLPFEGIGLMRIEFILASYIGEHPLYLIEIGQSQKFVDKLAEGIATVARAIQPRPVVVRFSDFKTNEYRELKGGEKYEIVENNPMLGWRGCSRYISPWYEKAFRLECQAVRKCREEWGLKNVWVMLPVVRTVWEAKKCLEIMREEGLERSKDFKVWFMAETPSIAILADEFSKLCDGFSIGSNDMTQGILMIDRDSERLGQMGYFDERDPAVKRIIAHLIRVAHENGCTVSICGEAPSNLPDFTEFLVRAGIDSISVNPDAVIATKKLVASIEQKIILEKLAEQHERALGRPVKRPKEDWEWAPQWDEK, from the coding sequence ATGGAAAAGGATCTCGTTGTATGGTTTGAAAACCTTAGGAGAGCGGACATACCACTTGTTGGAGGGAAAAATGCGAACCTAGGCGAGATGCTGAGTGTCGGCATTCCAGTCCCTCATGGGTTTGCGATAACAGCCTACGCCTACAAACGTTTCATTGAGGAAACCGGCATAGCCAGCGAAATCTACAAAATCATAAAGGAGACCGTTAAAGACCCAAACGACCCTAAGCATTATGAGGAAGCCTCAAAGAAGATTCGTGCCCTAATTGAGTCCACGCCAATGCCTAAGGATATTGAAGAGGCTGTAAGAGCCGCCTACCGAGAGCTGTGCAGAAGATTAAATCTTAGTGATGTTTTTGTGGCTGTTAGGTCCAGTGCCACAGCTGAAGACTTGCCAGACGCGTCCTTTGCTGGGCAGCAGGAAACATACTTGAACGTTAGGGGCGAGGATGAGGTTATCGAGAAAACCGTTAAATGTTGGTCTAGTCTTTTCACGCCCCGTGCCATATTCTATCGTACCCAGAAAGGCTTCGCCCATGAAAGGGTTCTCATAAGCGTTGGCGTTCAAAAAATGGTTCACGCCAAAGCCGCCGGCGTAATGTTCACAATAAACCCTGTAACTGGAGACCCAAACCAAATTGTTATTGAGGGCAATTATGGCTTAGGTGAGGCTGTTGTTTCCGGGGCTGTCACTCCAGACGTGTTCGTTGTCGATAAAAGAACCATGAAAATTGCTGAGAAAAGAATTGCCACCAAGAAGGTGATGTATGCCCGCGACTCCAACACTGGCAAGACTGTGCATTTGGATGTGCCGACTGAAATGCAGAACCTGCCATGTCTTAAAGATGAGGAGGTTCTCAAACTCGCCGAGTTGGCTAAAAAAATTGAGCAGCACTATGGCAAGCCACAAGACATCGAATGGGCTATTGACAGCGAGCTCGGCTTTCCAGAAAATGTTTTCATTGTGCAATCCAGACCTGAAACCGTTTGGAGCCTGAAAGCCGCCGAAGTGCCTGAAAAAAAGGTTGAGGCTGGATTAGCTAAACCTGAAGAGGCGTTAAAAGTTGTTGTTAAGGGCATACCAGCGGGCAAAAGGGGAATAGGCTTTGGCGTGGCAAAGGTTGTCCTAAACCCTGAAGAGGCTGCAAAGGTTATGCGGAAGGGCGACATCCTCGTCACAGACATGACCAACCCGGACTATGTGCCATTTATGAGACTTGCAGGTGCCATAGTAACGGACAAAGGTGGCATAACATGCCATGCGGCTATTGTAAGCCGTGAGCTTGGCATACCGTGTGTTGTTGGCACTGAAAATGCCACGAAGCTTATGGTTAGTGGTGAAGAGTATACTGTGGATGCGAGAAGCGGAGTTGTCTATGAAGGCATAGTTTCAGCCATGACTGAACATCCAGCGCCTACACTAGCCGGAGCGTCTTCTCAAGCGACTTTCGCTGGCGGTGTCTTCCAGTCTGTTCCAGTGACGGCGACAAAAATCTACATGAACCTCGGTGTTCCGGAGAAAATTGAGGATTACAAGGACTTGCCTTTTGAAGGAATTGGGCTTATGCGAATCGAATTCATCCTAGCCAGCTACATCGGAGAGCATCCGCTTTACTTAATTGAGATTGGGCAAAGCCAGAAATTTGTTGATAAACTCGCAGAGGGCATAGCCACAGTTGCAAGGGCTATACAGCCCCGCCCAGTGGTGGTGCGCTTCAGCGACTTCAAAACAAATGAGTACCGAGAACTGAAAGGCGGAGAAAAATATGAAATTGTTGAGAACAACCCCATGCTGGGCTGGCGGGGGTGCAGCCGCTACATAAGCCCATGGTATGAGAAGGCTTTCCGCCTTGAATGCCAAGCCGTAAGAAAGTGCCGTGAAGAGTGGGGACTGAAAAATGTTTGGGTTATGCTCCCGGTGGTGCGCACTGTCTGGGAAGCCAAAAAATGCTTGGAAATAATGCGGGAAGAAGGCTTGGAAAGGTCAAAGGACTTTAAGGTTTGGTTTATGGCTGAAACCCCTTCAATAGCCATACTAGCCGACGAGTTTTCGAAACTTTGTGATGGCTTTTCCATAGGCTCAAACGACATGACACAAGGCATACTGATGATTGACAGAGACTCCGAACGCCTTGGGCAGATGGGCTACTTCGACGAGAGAGACCCCGCCGTAAAAAGGATAATAGCCCACCTAATCAGGGTGGCACATGAAAACGGCTGCACAGTCTCCATATGCGGTGAGGCCCCATCAAACCTTCCAGACTTCACTGAATTCTTGGTGCGAGCCGGAATAGACAGCATATCCGTAAACCCAGATGCCGTAATAGCCACAAAGAAGCTTGTTGCAAGCATAGAACAGAAAATAATATTGGAAAAGCTTGCCGAACAACATGAGAGAGCCCTAGGGCGTCCAGTTAAAAGGCCGAAAGAAGACTGGGAATGGGCGCCTCAATGGGATGAAAAATAA
- a CDS encoding 50S ribosomal protein L16: protein MRARNYREVKGQPYTRREFVKGFPQPKITKFTMGDPNAKFEYEARLIALERAQIRHNALEAARVATNRLLMDKLSNNYFLQVHPYPHVILRENKMIFGAHADRLQDGMRRAFGKPIGTAARVEPDQTIMTVRVNANGVEVAKEALRRGAAKLPTPCRIVVEKLQVEEAKA from the coding sequence ATGCGTGCACGCAACTACAGAGAGGTTAAGGGGCAGCCTTACACTAGAAGAGAGTTTGTTAAGGGTTTCCCCCAGCCGAAAATAACAAAGTTTACTATGGGGGACCCCAACGCCAAGTTCGAGTATGAAGCTAGGCTTATAGCCCTAGAAAGGGCCCAGATTAGGCACAACGCCTTGGAAGCTGCCCGTGTGGCGACAAACCGCCTCTTAATGGATAAGCTTTCAAACAATTACTTTCTGCAAGTTCATCCATACCCTCATGTTATTCTTCGGGAAAACAAAATGATTTTTGGGGCTCATGCAGACCGCCTTCAAGACGGCATGAGGCGGGCTTTTGGAAAGCCAATTGGCACTGCGGCGCGTGTGGAGCCAGACCAGACGATTATGACGGTTAGGGTGAACGCCAACGGTGTTGAGGTTGCAAAAGAAGCCCTAAGACGGGGAGCCGCAAAGCTTCCAACACCATGCAGAATTGTTGTTGAGAAATTACAGGTTGAAGAAGCGAAAGCGTAG
- a CDS encoding adenosine deaminase, with translation MRGRNSLEMLIRKIPKAELHLHIEGTLEPKMMMEIAKRNKIKPKYGSVEEARAAYNFRNLQDFLDVYYEGVKVLQKEQDFYDLTWAYLEKARSQNVLHAEIFFDPQAHTRRGVKFDTVITGIYKALRDGEKRLGVSTKLIMCFLRDLSVDSAFETLEEALSYKDWIVAVGLDSAEIGNPPSKFQKVFEKAVDEGFLTVAHAGEEGPAEYVWEAISLLKVSRIDHGNHALDDENLVRELARRKIPLTLCPLSNLKLGVIKGMEEHPLKKMLDKGLLVTVNSDDPAYFGGYINENYIAVQKALGLNAQQIYELARNSFQASFLSEHEKREMLTRLEKFRVMKR, from the coding sequence ATGAGAGGCAGAAATTCCTTGGAGATGCTTATTAGGAAAATCCCGAAGGCAGAGCTCCACCTACACATTGAAGGAACCCTTGAACCTAAAATGATGATGGAAATTGCAAAAAGGAATAAAATTAAACCAAAATACGGAAGCGTTGAAGAAGCCAGGGCAGCCTACAATTTTAGAAACCTTCAAGATTTTTTAGATGTCTACTATGAAGGAGTGAAAGTTCTGCAAAAAGAGCAGGATTTTTACGATTTAACATGGGCATATCTGGAAAAGGCGCGTTCCCAAAACGTTTTACACGCTGAAATATTCTTTGACCCTCAAGCTCACACGAGAAGAGGCGTAAAATTTGACACGGTGATAACGGGCATTTATAAGGCTCTTAGGGATGGGGAGAAAAGGCTTGGAGTTTCAACAAAACTGATAATGTGTTTTTTAAGGGATTTAAGTGTGGATTCAGCCTTCGAAACTTTAGAAGAGGCTTTGTCCTACAAGGACTGGATTGTGGCTGTCGGGCTTGATTCAGCCGAAATTGGCAATCCACCATCAAAGTTCCAAAAAGTCTTTGAAAAAGCCGTGGATGAAGGCTTTTTAACGGTTGCTCATGCTGGCGAAGAGGGACCCGCAGAATATGTTTGGGAAGCAATAAGCCTTCTGAAAGTTTCCCGCATTGACCATGGAAACCACGCCCTCGACGATGAAAATCTCGTTAGAGAGCTGGCAAGGCGGAAAATCCCATTGACACTTTGCCCGCTTTCAAACCTAAAGTTAGGCGTCATAAAAGGAATGGAGGAGCATCCGCTGAAAAAGATGCTTGACAAAGGACTCCTTGTAACAGTGAATTCTGATGACCCAGCGTATTTTGGAGGCTACATTAATGAAAATTACATTGCAGTGCAGAAGGCGTTGGGCTTAAATGCCCAGCAGATATACGAGCTTGCCAGAAACTCTTTCCAAGCATCCTTCCTAAGCGAGCATGAAAAGCGGGAAATGCTCACAAGACTGGAAAAATTTAGAGTTATGAAGAGGTAG
- a CDS encoding class I SAM-dependent methyltransferase, whose translation MPSPTKRVFFGNYVFDVWQDVYEPAEDSFLFAENLTVRKGEKVLDMGTGCGILGIIAADKAAQVVAVDINPIAVRCAKENAKLNGVADKMFFIQGDLFTPLKVEEKFDLILFNAPYLPTEPFEGETLIERAWAGGTSGRAVLDRFLEGISGHVKVGGRVLLMQSTLANVNRTMKILEDKGFKVKIVASLDLPFFETIVLIEAKATSS comes from the coding sequence ATGCCCTCGCCAACTAAGCGAGTGTTTTTCGGAAACTATGTTTTCGATGTTTGGCAAGACGTTTACGAACCAGCAGAAGACTCCTTCCTATTCGCGGAAAACCTAACAGTGCGGAAAGGTGAAAAAGTCCTTGACATGGGGACAGGATGCGGTATCCTCGGTATAATCGCCGCAGACAAAGCCGCGCAAGTGGTTGCCGTAGACATAAACCCGATAGCTGTGCGGTGTGCAAAAGAAAACGCCAAACTAAATGGAGTCGCTGACAAAATGTTTTTTATTCAAGGCGACTTGTTCACGCCACTGAAAGTAGAGGAAAAATTCGACTTAATCCTTTTTAACGCGCCCTATTTGCCAACCGAACCTTTTGAGGGCGAAACCTTAATTGAACGTGCATGGGCTGGTGGAACAAGTGGCAGAGCTGTCCTAGACCGCTTCTTAGAAGGAATATCTGGACATGTTAAGGTTGGCGGCCGCGTTTTGTTAATGCAGTCCACACTTGCAAATGTAAACAGAACTATGAAAATTTTGGAAGATAAAGGTTTCAAGGTAAAAATTGTTGCGAGTTTAGACCTTCCCTTCTTCGAAACAATAGTGCTCATCGAGGCGAAGGCTACCTCTTCATAA